DNA sequence from the Alkaliphilus metalliredigens QYMF genome:
ACTTTGGGCTAATAAAAATAATTTTTCCCCTGTAGGTTCATTGACTGCCATATCCACAACAACTACTGCGTGACCAGGACTACCGCCTTGGATGAATACATCTCCGATCTCCATTTCATTTAAATCAACTGAGATCAATTCATTCTCTAATGAAATGGTGCCGGCATAGATAAAAATAATATCCATGTAACGCCTAAAATCTTGATATGTATTAGAAGGTTCTGTTCTTTTCACCCAAAAACTTCGATTTCCTTCCACAACAATGCGATAGCCTTCCATCCATTTACTATAATCTACCCTAAATCCATTGGTAAAATTAAAGTGTATCTTCTCATAGGCACCCATTCCGTACAAATACTCTCCTCTAAGACGCATAATCGCATCCGCACACTGCTGTAAATCCCGATCACCTATTTCCATATCTACTACTGCCATGTAGATATTACTTTTATTTTTCTCAGCACCATTATAATAAAGTACTGGAGAGCCATGGGGCTTTAAGTGGAGAGTTCTTAAATATTCAGCATAGGAGCCATCTGCCACAGTAACCCGTTTAAAATCTATGGGTGTCAATATCCTTGTCTTAATGGTTGCTCCCTCTACCACAAGGGATTGCTTCGGCAATTGTGTTTCCGGGATTTTATCTACCTTTATTTCTTGATCTTCAGTATTGGGTACTTCCCCTTTAAGCTGAATATTTGTACAGGCTAGTAGTTGTGTAGACAGTATTGAAACCATCAAACACTTTAAAGTAATATTCAATATTTTTTTCATATTCCACCTCTTCATATTAGGGAGTTTTTTTTTATTAATAGATGTTCTTCACATAGCCCGCCTACCTGGCCATATTCTGCCCCACTTCTAATAGTATCTAATCGATTACTTTTCTGACTGAACTATCCTTTGGTTCATCATTTCTTATTATGTCTTTATCCGTAAGACTTTTTCTATCTTCATAATCTAAACAAATGTCCACACTGGTCATACTTTCTATTATATATACATAATTAGAGCATAATCTTTGCATTGTTAAAGACAATGACTCTGTTCCTTCTCTCATTAATAAATGTATATGGTTTCCCATCAAACAGTATCCATAAAGTCTAAATTCACTTTTTTCCGTGCTTGCCTAGCCATATCTACTCACCTAAGAAAAATCATATCAAAACTTTTCTTTTCAGACAAGCCCCCTATCCCCTTGGCTTGCTATAAACAAAGGATGCTTAGTCTTCAAGCACTAGGCATCCTCAGTTAATTTTCTTTAATCATCCAATTTACTTAATAAGCAATAACTCAATAGAATCTCAACATTTTTATAAAAATACTAGATTTTATCCGTTGCCAGTTCCATTGCTTTTACATTTTTAGCATTGCTTTTTTTAGCTTTCTGTACCATTATAAGGCCACATAGGATACCTACTACATTCATAGCACTTGCAATAATATAGGCTCTAGAATAACCCTCTCCACTTGCTTCAACAGCTACAGCAGCAATTCTTGGGCCTACCACAGCCGCCACCCCATAGGCTGTGAAAATAATTCCATAATTCATCCCTAGGCTTTTCGCTCCAAATTTATCTGCCGTAACAGAAGGCATAATACCTAAGAAACCACCAAAGCTTAGGGCAATTCCAAATGTTGATATAATAAATAATACAATATTATCTGCTATATTCAAGACAAGTAACATACTTGCACTTACAGCAAACATTAAAGCCATTGTATTGTATCTTCCAATTCTATCAGAAACAATCCCCCAAAATATTCGTCCAAAGGTATTGGCTAGGGCCAGTATACTTACACAAATAGCCGCTACGCTTGATGTAAGTCCGATCTGCCCCTGTGCAATTGGTGATGCATGTCCTATAATCATAAGCCCCGATACGGCTCCAATGATGTAGATAACCCACAGAATATAGAAGGTACCTGTTTTCATCATCTCCTCTGGTGATAGGTCTAGACCTGAATTAATAGATGTTTTTGACTTAGAATTAGCTGGTTCCCATCCTTTGGGCTTCCAACCAGGTTGAGGTGATTTTATGATTGAAGAGCATAGGGCAATTAATATAAAAAATATTATGCCCATTAATTTAAAGGTTGTTAAAACATCATACCTATTAATTAATCCCTCTGCCAAAGGTGCTAGAATAACTGCTCCTGACCCAAAGCCTGCTGCAACTAATCCACCAGCTAGTCCCCGTTTATCTGGGAACCACTTTACTGTATTGGCAACTGTACAGCCATATACTGCGCCAATCCCTAAACCACCTAACACGCCATAGGTTAAATAAAGCATCATTACAGAGTTTGTCAATCCGGTCAAGTAAATACCTGCACCAAATATGACGCTACCTAGTAACGTAATCATCCTAGGTCCCTTTTTATCCTGGAACCTTCCAAATATCATCATTGACACTGGCACTAAAGCTAAGCTTAATGTAAAAGCCAAAGATACTTCAGCTGTAGTTGAGCCTAGAAGCTCAACCAGAGGTGTCTGAAAAACACTCCAGGCATAAGCTGCTCCTATACATATATTCATGATAATACTTACAATTAATATCGTCCATCTATTTCCTCTTAACTCTGTCATTTTGTCACTTCCCTTTTATATTATTATCGATGTCTCCTTATTTATTGTTATTTTTTTAACAATCTTAGTCGCATAAATACCCTCCTCAATCCTTTCTTATGGCTTTTTAATAGTTTGAAACTAATTCATAAAACTATCTTACATCAAACTTTTAAAGATGGCTATAATTTTTAGCTTTCTATTTTTTTCTTAGGCTTTATTTACGTCTATTTCTTGTTGTAATAAATAAATAGATTTAAAAACTACAAACATTACTATAGTTTTGCACTTTTAAAATAATTAACAAAAACTGACTGACGTAATAATTCACAAAATAACTTTAGCACCCATAAGCCAACGAAAGAAGCAATTCAATCAAAGATTAAAGAGATGAAAGAGCGTAAAAGAAAATATCAGAAGCAAGGGGAAGCAAGGGGACGGGGTTATCGCTTTGGTCCTGTGTAACATATTATAATTTCCAAATAATATTCGCCGAGACTCCAGTAACTCTTGCCAGCTGCCTTGTTGATATTCCTTCTATCTCTAAGGCTTTCTTTAACATCATTTCCTTCTTTTCTTTTGATTCATTTTGTAACGTCCATGCTTCTACCTTAAATTCATTTTTTATTATCCGTCTTAATTCATCGTCTGATATATTCTTCTTTTTCCCCTCGATTTCTAAGCACTCATCACTATTATTCTCTTTGTTAAATTTAACAAATAATTCAATAGCTATATCATTGTCTTTAGCAAATATTTTAAGTACATATTCCTTATCTATTATTTTGGGGGTTACTGAATACTCCCGATAACTACTCCATCTATAGTCTTTTATGTTTCTTATCATTCCTGCTTTTATAGGATTCTGATGAATGTATCTTATAACCGTCAAAAAATATGATTCTGTCTCTACAGGTTCACTTTTAAATCGATCCTGAAATAAATTTCCTATCCGTTCATATTTCTTGTTATACCAATATACATAGCTTCCACTTATCCACCTCATTATTTGTTCTAGTGGTTCTTTTCCTTCTTTTAACAATAGATGTATGTGATTATCCATGAGACAGTATGCATATATACTATATTCACACTTTTCTTTATATCTTATTAAAGTTTGTAATAACTTTTCTCGATCTTCGTCATCCTCAAATATGCTCTGTCAGTTTATTCCCCTCAATATTATATGGTATGTTCTAGTTTGACTCTTCTTTCTGGCTGTTCTTGGCATAATTATCACCTCATGCTCATCTTACTATGATTTGCTTCACAAAGCAACACCCCCGTCCCTGCGCTTCTTTTGCAGAACACTTCTATCTAATTTTAAAGCCTTCGTTCCATTCTCCAGACACATTTTTTCGATCTCATATCTATTTAGACCTATTTTCTCAAAGTGTGCCATTTCATCAAATAAGCCTTTCCCATGATCAACCCCATAGGCTCCTGAATCACTTCCTAGTACCACATTGCATCCTAGCTCAACCGCTTTTCTAATATTTTCTATCTGTTCCTCATATACTCTACTTATTATTTCCCTTTCCATTTTGAATTTATTGCTATGGGTATTGAGAATATTCCCTAGGGGAGAAAGTGTGGGAGTCCACAGGATTTCCTTTTCAGCCATATAATAAACTTCTGCTTCAGAAATTAGATAACCATGTTCTATGGTATGAACACCTGCTGTGATTGCCTTTTGTACCCCATCTTTTCCATTAGCATGTACCATAACAGGGATGTTATGCTCCCTTGCTGTCTCAACCATATATTTTAATTCCTCTAGAGTAAAAGTCGTTTCTCCAACCTCACCATATTTCTTAAAATCTACTATGCCAGTTAAGATAATTTTCAAATGGTCTAACTTGTGATCTAAAAGAATCTTAAACGTTCTCGTGAAATCTTCTTTATCCGTTATTGACTCTCCTAAAAAATTGCCGTAATGCCCTTGTTTGTATAGGGCATATATAGGGGATTTGTAAATCACACCTTCTTCTTCAGCGATTTCCCTGGCTAATTTAGAGGCATAGATCCCATCTCCTCCATCCCGTAAAGCATAGATTCCAGCTTTTTTATATTCCTTCAATACCCTTCTGACCCACTCTATTTGGGTCTCTCTCCTGGCACTTTCCCATTCTTGCTTATTATACAAATGATTTAAGGCTATATGAATATGGGCGTCAATTAACATTGTATATCCACTCTCTTTACTAAATTATTTTATGTTTCTTAATTACGAATTTACACCTTCTGATAACCGTCTTTCAGTAATTGTGTCGTCCAAAACCAATATTTTGACACGCTTTGGCTTTGTTAGCTTTTGTAATCCTTCAGTAACTCGTATCGCCAGTAACGATAAAAATCGATAATATGTATTCTTAGAAAGCGCCTGATCCTTACGTTCAGATTCAAGAAAACGATAAAGGTTCTTGCTTTGAAAGACTAAAAGAATCAAAAACGGAAAACCTTAAAAACTGATGTACCTTGATTTTTGCGAATCCCAGCTTTTCTAAGCAGTTAGGCAATCTTTAATGTTTTCAAAGAGTGTAGTAAAGCATTTTTACTCTTTTCAGATGGGTCATAATGATGTATCATTGTGGTATGCATCTCTCTTATCTGGATTTTAAAGTGTTTTCTTCGTAGTTACATTTTATCAGATTGAGGTGTATTTTTGTGTCTATATACATATTATTTTCGTAGAAACATTAGATTTCACAGTACCTTAAGTCCCGTTTAAGGGTGGGAAAGTTGAGTAGATAAAAATACCTTTATCAATAAAATAGGATGACTAATTAAAGTAGAAACACCACACCCACTCCATGATGCAGTACCAAATATTCAAATATATGGATTTTCTATTAAGAGTTCCGAAAAAAAAAATCAACCAAAAGGTTGATTTTTTCAATGTCAATTAATTATTGGTAATGTATTTCCCCCATAGGGCATTAGAGTAATTTTAGGCTCTAGAGGACTTAATTTGCAGGCTAGATCTAAAGCTTCATCTAAGGAGTTAGCTGGTAGAAACCCTAATTTTTCCACATGATCCCTAGGAAGAGTTGAAATGAGAATTAACTTCCTGTAAACCCCTGTATAGGCAGCTTTATAGGCAGCATAGCCAGGAACAGTGAAATTCTTTTTTAGTGCCTTTTCCATTTCCTCTAGGGTCTTATATTGAAACCAATTCAAGAACTCTGAAGCTCCTAAACCATCGCTGCATTCAGATGCTAAAATAATCACACTATTTTCCTTTCCTCCATAAAGGCAGTTATCCATTGTCTTCACCGTTTGATATAGATTTATATCCTTTGGATACCCCCCGGCAGATGCAATAATAATATCTGACTTTTCCTTTAACTCAATTCCATATACTTCTCGTATTATTTCACAACCTTCAAGCCACGCTTCCTGAAAGTCACCAGCAACAAATTTCAGGAACCTACCATCAGCATCTAAGACTGCATTTATTAGGAAATCTGGGTTTATCATTCTGCATATTTCTGTGATGTCTTCTCGCATGGGATTTCCATCTATCTTGTTTGATGCAGCCTTGGGATTCAATCCGGTATTAATGCCTTCATTAAAGGTAAGCCTGTGATTATGCTGAATTGTCTCTAATCCTGCAACTCCGGGCACCATTCCCTTAGCTCCACCTCCGAAACCAGCAAAAAGGTGAAAGGCTATACCCCCTGTGAGAATCACTCTATCGGCCTTTACTATTCTTTTATTAATAAAGATTGGAGTATTGAAGCTTGATTCTCCAACATAATCTAATCCCTTTGAATCAAAACAATCATGATCATGTATTTTTATCCTATTATAAACTTCATTTCCCACAATAGCTTGCTTTTCCCCTTCATTTGAGGGTCTGTGGGTACCTAATGCAATTAATATATCAATATGACTATCTTCTACACCCATAGCATTTAGGTAATCTATTAGATGGATTAAAAATTGATCTGTTTTAATCCACAGTCTAGTGATATCACTAACTACTATTACAACGGTTTCTCCTTTTTTAATCACATTCTTTAAGGAAGCAGAAGCTGTAGGATTTTCAATGGCCCTTATTACTGCCTCCTTAACATCTATTATTGGGGCGGCTACCCTTGGTAAAAGTGTATTTAATATTAACTTTTCATTAATTTTACAGAGAAGCTCACCTCTCCCATATTTAAAGCTATAGTTTTTCAATAAAATCCCTCCTAGAATGCCGACACAACAGCTCCACCAAAGCTTTCCTCTATAAATTGTCTAATCTCACTGGAATGATATATTTCAACAAGCTTTTTAATTCTTACATCCTCCTCAAGCTCTGGTCTAGTAACAATATGGTTTACCCAGGGAGAATTCTTATCTTCAATAAATATTGAATCCTCTACAGGATTCATCCCTGCCTCAATGATAAAATTAGTATTAATTACAGCCACTGCCACATCCGGTAGAGCTCTAATAAGCATTGGTGCCTCCAGCTCAACTATTTTAATGTTTTTAGGATTTTCTACTATATCCCTAACTGTTACCGCAGTACCTGCACCTTCCCTGAGTTTAATAACTCCGGCTGTCTCCAATAGGATCAATGCCCTAGCTTGATTTGTCGAATCATTGGGAACTGCTACCTGTTGGCCTTCAACTAGTTCACTAGGTGAAGCGATTTTATCAGAATAGATACCCATTGGAAAGTTTACTGTTGGTGCGATGGTAATAAGATCCATGCTTCTATCTGTATTAAATTTAATTAAGTATGGTTCATGCTGAAAAATATTAGCATCCAATTCCTTATCAAATAGCTGTATATTGGGTTGAATATACTCATTGAAAACAACTAATTCTATATTTAAGCCCTTATCCTCAGCCAATTCTTTAACCTTTTTAGCAATTTCTTCATGGGGCCCACCTGTTACACCAATCTTTAATGTATCTTCATTACCAGCAGCGGTTTTAGCTCCACAGCCCGTTACAATTAATGCCAATAAAACAATAGTTATAGATATTAGTATGATTTTTTTCATTTTTTTCTCTCCTTCAGTCATTTTTTGTGTTTATTTTGCTTGTTGTTTAATTTAGTGACTTAATTTCTTTTGAAAATATTCCCCTGTACTTTGAACAACATTTACGATCAGCAGCAAAATTATTGTGCTTACAATCATGATGTCAGTTCTATAATATTGATAACCGTATCGTATAGCGAAATCCCCAAGACCTCCACCTCCCACCGTTCCAGCTATGGCAGAAAAACCGATTAAGCTAACGACGGTTATGGTTAAAGCATATATGATTCCAGGTAAGCCCTCCACAAGTAATACCCTATAGATTATTTCAAAGGGGCTAGATCCCATGGCCTGTGCTGCTTCAATAACTCCTGGATCTATATCTAACAGTGCTGACTCCACCTGCCGTGCCACAAAGGGAGCGGAGGCAAATATTAGAGGTATTATTGCACCCCTAAGACCTATTGTTGTGCCAGCTAAAAATCTTGTAATAGGTATAATGGCCGTTAACAAAATTACAAAAGGTAAAGATCTAAATATATTCACTACCTTTCCCAATATAAAATTTATCAATTTATTTTCCACCAGATTCCCTTTTCTTGTAATAACTAAGATTACACCTAAAGGAATTCCGATTATGGAGGCAATTAATCCAGATATAAAAACCATAATCAAGGTATCCATAAATGCTTTAACTAACTCAGGAAACAATTCAACTACATTGGGTAGCATTTGATTTACTAGCTCCATACTCTCTTAATACCTCCACTCGTATTTTATTGCTTTCAAGAAGTGCAATTGCTTCTTGAATCTTTCCTTCATTACCCGTAAGACTGACCACAAGACTTCCAAAGGGGATCCCCTGTAGGCTTTCTATGCTTCCAAAAAGTATGTTTACCATAATCCCATACTCTCTAGATATTCTAGAAATAAAAGGTTGCCCCGTTACCTGACCAACAAAGGTAACTTTTACAGTTAATTCATATTGACCTGGATCCCTGAGGAAATTCTGATTTATCAACTCATCTAGGCCTTCATAACCCATGGTCTTAGCAATAAATTCCCTGGTAATATCTGTTGCTGGATTAGAAAAGACATCTATGATGCTTCCCTCCTCTACTACCTCCCCAGCATCCATCACGGCCACCCTATTGCAAACTTCCTTTATAACCTCCATTTGATGGGTAATAATTACCACCGTTAAATTGAGCTTTTGATTAATCTCTTTCAACAGGTTTAAAATTGACCTTGTATTCTGAGGATCTAGGGCTGAGGTTGCCTCATCACATAATAATACCTCTGGATCATTGGCAAGGGCCCTTGCTATGCCCACCCTCTGTTTCTGACCTCCACTTAGCTGAGAGGGATAAGAATAAATCTTATCTTTAATTCCAACCAATTCTAAAAGTTTTACCACTTTTTCATTTATTTCAACCTTTGTTAAACCTTTACCCTTTAAGGGGTAAGCTATATTATCATACACAGTCCTCCTCTTCATTAAGTTAAAGTGTTGGAAAATCATTCCTATTTTTTCTCTTTGTTTCCTTAATTCCTTTGGCGATAGTTCTGTTAATTCTATGCCATTTATTGTGACTTTCCCAGAATCCATTTTTTCTAAAAGATTAATGCATCTTATCAAGGTGCTTTTACCAGCCCCACTATATCCAATTATTCCAAATATATCTCCTCTTT
Encoded proteins:
- the larAH10 gene encoding NPN-dependent 2-hydroxyacid racemase, LarAH10 family, with product MKNYSFKYGRGELLCKINEKLILNTLLPRVAAPIIDVKEAVIRAIENPTASASLKNVIKKGETVVIVVSDITRLWIKTDQFLIHLIDYLNAMGVEDSHIDILIALGTHRPSNEGEKQAIVGNEVYNRIKIHDHDCFDSKGLDYVGESSFNTPIFINKRIVKADRVILTGGIAFHLFAGFGGGAKGMVPGVAGLETIQHNHRLTFNEGINTGLNPKAASNKIDGNPMREDITEICRMINPDFLINAVLDADGRFLKFVAGDFQEAWLEGCEIIREVYGIELKEKSDIIIASAGGYPKDINLYQTVKTMDNCLYGGKENSVIILASECSDGLGASEFLNWFQYKTLEEMEKALKKNFTVPGYAAYKAAYTGVYRKLILISTLPRDHVEKLGFLPANSLDEALDLACKLSPLEPKITLMPYGGNTLPIIN
- a CDS encoding methionine ABC transporter ATP-binding protein encodes the protein MIILHELTKTYGSNKEAVKALKKVSLKIQRGDIFGIIGYSGAGKSTLIRCINLLEKMDSGKVTINGIELTELSPKELRKQREKIGMIFQHFNLMKRRTVYDNIAYPLKGKGLTKVEINEKVVKLLELVGIKDKIYSYPSQLSGGQKQRVGIARALANDPEVLLCDEATSALDPQNTRSILNLLKEINQKLNLTVVIITHQMEVIKEVCNRVAVMDAGEVVEEGSIIDVFSNPATDITREFIAKTMGYEGLDELINQNFLRDPGQYELTVKVTFVGQVTGQPFISRISREYGIMVNILFGSIESLQGIPFGSLVVSLTGNEGKIQEAIALLESNKIRVEVLREYGASKSNATQCS
- a CDS encoding L-lactate MFS transporter, with translation MTELRGNRWTILIVSIIMNICIGAAYAWSVFQTPLVELLGSTTAEVSLAFTLSLALVPVSMMIFGRFQDKKGPRMITLLGSVIFGAGIYLTGLTNSVMMLYLTYGVLGGLGIGAVYGCTVANTVKWFPDKRGLAGGLVAAGFGSGAVILAPLAEGLINRYDVLTTFKLMGIIFFILIALCSSIIKSPQPGWKPKGWEPANSKSKTSINSGLDLSPEEMMKTGTFYILWVIYIIGAVSGLMIIGHASPIAQGQIGLTSSVAAICVSILALANTFGRIFWGIVSDRIGRYNTMALMFAVSASMLLVLNIADNIVLFIISTFGIALSFGGFLGIMPSVTADKFGAKSLGMNYGIIFTAYGVAAVVGPRIAAVAVEASGEGYSRAYIIASAMNVVGILCGLIMVQKAKKSNAKNVKAMELATDKI
- a CDS encoding DUF4846 domain-containing protein codes for the protein MKKILNITLKCLMVSILSTQLLACTNIQLKGEVPNTEDQEIKVDKIPETQLPKQSLVVEGATIKTRILTPIDFKRVTVADGSYAEYLRTLHLKPHGSPVLYYNGAEKNKSNIYMAVVDMEIGDRDLQQCADAIMRLRGEYLYGMGAYEKIHFNFTNGFRVDYSKWMEGYRIVVEGNRSFWVKRTEPSNTYQDFRRYMDIIFIYAGTISLENELISVDLNEMEIGDVFIQGGSPGHAVVVVDMAVNEPTGEKLFLLAQSYMPAQETQILVNPMDRDLSPWYSLNFEGEIIPTPEWTFKRSDLKRFP
- a CDS encoding methionine ABC transporter permease; translation: MELVNQMLPNVVELFPELVKAFMDTLIMVFISGLIASIIGIPLGVILVITRKGNLVENKLINFILGKVVNIFRSLPFVILLTAIIPITRFLAGTTIGLRGAIIPLIFASAPFVARQVESALLDIDPGVIEAAQAMGSSPFEIIYRVLLVEGLPGIIYALTITVVSLIGFSAIAGTVGGGGLGDFAIRYGYQYYRTDIMIVSTIILLLIVNVVQSTGEYFQKKLSH
- a CDS encoding amidohydrolase family protein, with amino-acid sequence MLIDAHIHIALNHLYNKQEWESARRETQIEWVRRVLKEYKKAGIYALRDGGDGIYASKLAREIAEEEGVIYKSPIYALYKQGHYGNFLGESITDKEDFTRTFKILLDHKLDHLKIILTGIVDFKKYGEVGETTFTLEELKYMVETAREHNIPVMVHANGKDGVQKAITAGVHTIEHGYLISEAEVYYMAEKEILWTPTLSPLGNILNTHSNKFKMEREIISRVYEEQIENIRKAVELGCNVVLGSDSGAYGVDHGKGLFDEMAHFEKIGLNRYEIEKMCLENGTKALKLDRSVLQKKRRDGGVAL
- a CDS encoding MetQ/NlpA family ABC transporter substrate-binding protein, whose translation is MKKIILISITIVLLALIVTGCGAKTAAGNEDTLKIGVTGGPHEEIAKKVKELAEDKGLNIELVVFNEYIQPNIQLFDKELDANIFQHEPYLIKFNTDRSMDLITIAPTVNFPMGIYSDKIASPSELVEGQQVAVPNDSTNQARALILLETAGVIKLREGAGTAVTVRDIVENPKNIKIVELEAPMLIRALPDVAVAVINTNFIIEAGMNPVEDSIFIEDKNSPWVNHIVTRPELEEDVRIKKLVEIYHSSEIRQFIEESFGGAVVSAF
- a CDS encoding transposase; the encoded protein is MFEDDEDREKLLQTLIRYKEKCEYSIYAYCLMDNHIHLLLKEGKEPLEQIMRWISGSYVYWYNKKYERIGNLFQDRFKSEPVETESYFLTVIRYIHQNPIKAGMIRNIKDYRWSSYREYSVTPKIIDKEYVLKIFAKDNDIAIELFVKFNKENNSDECLEIEGKKKNISDDELRRIIKNEFKVEAWTLQNESKEKKEMMLKKALEIEGISTRQLARVTGVSANIIWKL